The Coffea arabica cultivar ET-39 chromosome 1e, Coffea Arabica ET-39 HiFi, whole genome shotgun sequence genome has a window encoding:
- the LOC113702362 gene encoding cytochrome P450 94A1-like produces MVDFQANVLSCLTISLGFLSLIYFIFRKYSSVPNCAPSPQSYPLVGNIIGFLLNRHRFHDWVAEMLSCTPDLTLQVNGFLGLSHGICTANPVNLDHLLRSNFSNYVKGSRFHNVLQDLLGDGIFKVDGELWSSQRKIASHEFNTKSLKHFISSTVQGQISNRLIPYLSFACDKEEVIDLQEVFRRFAFDNICNVAFGVDPAWLDLNKIDHNSRNLSFVCAFDHAVEVSSDRFMSPLPAIWKMKRLLNIGSEKQYNEDIQVINDYAMDIIRSKEKMRLNQEGNELGQNQDLLSRFMDSVSNLGFHNQDGKRKFLRDIVISFILAGKDSTSTALTWFFWLISGHPQYEQLIYSELLATIATSPEKAPESLSYDELKKLHFLHAALSESLRLFPPVPINSRLTVSKDTLSTGTFVGKGWFADYSAYAAGRMERLWGPDCREFRPERWLDEDGVFQPCDQFKFPVFHCGPRMCLGKDMAYMQMKSVAASVIYSFEVKAVDGGGLPERIFHPPYTLSLLLKMSGGLPVKLKKRQLTTSSWTQK; encoded by the exons ATGGTGGATTTCCAAGCAAATGTTCTCTCCTGTCTCACGATCTCTCTTGGCTTCCTCTCACTAATATACTTCATCTTTCGGAAATACTCTTCTGTACCCAACTGTGCTCCATCTCCTCAGTCATACCCTCTGGTTGGAAATATCATTGGCTTCCTCCTCAACCGCCACCGCTTCCATGATTGGGTTGCTGAAATGCTTTCATGCACCCCAGATCTTACTCTTCAGGTCAATGGCTTCCTTGGCCTTTCTCATGGCATTTGCACTGCCAACCCTGTCAATCTTGACCATCTTCTTCGGTCCAATTTTTCTAATTACGTGAAAGGCTCCCGTTTCCATAATGTACTACAAGATCTTCTTGGTGATGGCATCTTCAAAGTTGATGGTGAACTCTGGTCTTCACAACGCAAAATTGCCAGCCATGAGTTTAACACCAAATCTCTCAAGCATTTCATCTCAAGCACTGTCCAAGGTCAAATTTCAAACCGCTTGATTCCATACCTATCCTTCGCATGTGATAAGGAAGAAGTCATCGATTTACAAGAGGTTTTTCGCAGGTTTGCATTCGATAACATATGCAACGTTGCATTTGGTGTTGACCCTGCATGGTTAGACTTGAACAAGATTGATCACAACTCACGGAATTTGTCATTTGTCTGTGCATTTGATCATGCCGTGGAGGTTAGTTCAGACAGGTTTATGTCACCTTTACCTGCAATATGGAAGATGAAGAGGCTTCTGAATATTGGTAGTGAAAAACAATACAATGAAGACATTCAAGTAATAAATGATTATGCCATGGATATTATACGATCCAAAGAGAAAATGCGCCTGAACCAAGAGGGAAATGAGCTGGGACAGAATCAAGATTTGTTATCTAGGTTTATGGATTCAGTGTCAAATCTCGGATTTCATAATCAAGATGGAAAGAGGAAGTTCTTGAGAGATATAGTGATCAGCTTCATACTTGCAG GTAAAGACAGTACCTCAACAGCATTGACTTGGTTTTTCTGGTTAATTTCTGGCCATCCTCAGTATGAGCAGTTGATCTATAGTGAACTGCTGGCAACAATTGCGACATCTCCAGAGAAAGCACCAGAAAGTTTAAGCTATGATGAGCTTAAGAAGCTCCATTTCCTACATGCAGCCCTCTCAGAATCATTACGGCTCTTCCCACCAGTGCCAATCAATTCAAGATTAACTGTATCTAAGGATACCCTGAGTACAGGGACTTTCGTGGGTAAAGGGTGGTTTGCTGATTACTCAGCTTATGCAGCAGGGAGGATGGAGAGGCTGTGGGGTCCTGATTGTCGGGAGTTCAGGCCTGAGAGATGGTTGGATGAAGATGGTGTATTCCAGCCCTGTGATCAATTCAAATTCCCAGTATTTCATTGTGGTCCTAGGATGTGCTTGGGGAAGGACATGGCTTACATGCAAATGAAATCTGTTGCTGCATCTGTTATTTATAGTTTTGAAGTTAAGGCTGTTGATGGAGGTGGATTACCAGAAAGGATTTTTCATCCACCTTACACATTATCCCTTCTCCTCAAGATGAGTGGTGGATTGCCTGTTAAGCTCAAGAAAAGGCAATTGACAACCTCAAGTTGGACTCAGAAATAG